Genomic DNA from Acetilactobacillus jinshanensis:
TCGCATGCAACTGTAACTCGCCGGTTCATTCTGCAAGAGGCACGCTATCACCCGTTAACGGGCTCTAACTGCTTGTAAGCATATGGTTTCAAGAACTGTTTCACTCCCCTTCCGGGGTGCTTTTCACCTTTCCCTCACGGTACTGGTTCACTATCGGTCACTAGGTGGTATTTAGCCTTGGGAGATGGTTCTCCCGGCTTCCGACGGAGTTACACGTGTTCCGTCGTACTCAGGATCCTGAACTGAGAAGCATCAATTTCGCCTACGGGGCGTTCGCCCTCTCTGGCAGATCTTTCCAAATCTTTTGACTATTAATGCTTTTGGTAACTCAAATGTTCAGTCCTACAACCCCATGAAGCAAGCTCCATGGTTTGGGCTCTTCCCCGTTCGCTCGCCGCTACTTAGGGAATCGAAATTTCTTTCTGTTCCTGCTGCTACTTAGATGTTTCAGTTCACAGCGTTTTCCCCTCGCCAGCTAATCAATTCACTGGCGAGTAATCACCGACTGAGGTGATTGGGTTTCCCCATTCGGAAATCCCCGGATCAAAGCTTACTTACAGCTCCCCGAGGCATATCGGTGTTTGTTCCGTCCTTCTTCGGCTCCTAGTGCCAAGGCATCCACCATACGCTCATAATAACTTAACCTAAATGTTTGTCACTTGCGTGACAACGGTTTTGGTCATTTTGAATAATTTTAGAATTCAAAAATAACGCGGTGTTCTCGGTTGAAATTAAAATTTAAAATAAATAATAATTTCAATAGGAAATATAAATATTATCCAGTTTTCAAAGAACCAAGTTCTAATGTATGAGCCCTCACGGGCTCAATGGAGTATAGCGGAATCGAACCGCTGACCTCCTGCTTGCAAAGCAGGTGCTCTCCCTGCTGAGCTAATACCCCATAACAGCAATGGGTCTGGACAGACTCGAACTGTCGACCTCACCCTTATCAGGGGTGCGCTCTAACCAACTGAGCTACAGACCCATACGGGCAAGGCCTGTAGGCCTCTCAAAACTAAACAAGATTTCGATATCTGTACAAGTTTCCGATTGAATGTAAATCCTTAGAAAGGAGGTGATCCAGCCGCAGGTTCTCCTACGGCTACCTTGTTACGACTTCACCCTAATCATTCGTCCCACCTTAGATAGCTGGCTCCTCAAAAGAGGTTGCCGCACTATCTTTGGGTGTTACGGACTCTCATGGTGTGACGGGCGGTATGTACAAGACCCGGGAACGTATTCACCGTGGCATGCTGATCCACGATTACTAGTGATTCCAGCTTCGTGCAGTCGAGTTGCAGACTGCAGTCCGAACTGAGAACAGCTTTATGGGATTAGCTTGACCTCGCGGTTTCGCAACCCATTGTACTGTCCATTGTAGCACGTGTGTAGCCCAGGCCATAAGGGGCATGATGATCAGACGTCATCCTCACCTTCCTCCGGTTTATCACCGGCAGTCTGACTAGAGTGCCCAACTGAATGCTGGCAACTAGTCACAAGGGTTGTGCTCGTTGCGGGACTTGACCCAACATCTCACGACACGAGCTGACGACGACCATGCACCACCTGTAGATCTGTCCCCGAAGGGAACAGCTAATCTCTTAGCCTAACAGAAGTATGTCAAGGCCTGGTAAGGTTCTTCGCGTAGCATCGAATTAAACCACATGCTCCACCACTTGTGCGGGTCCCCGTCAATTCCTTTGAGTTTCAACCTTGCGGTCGTACTCCCCAGGCGGAGTGCTTAATGTGTTAACTTCGGCACTAAAGGACGGAAATCCTCTAACACCTAGCACTCAACGTTTACAGCATGGACTACCAGGGTATCTAATCCTGTTTGCTACCCATGCTTTCGAGCCTCAGCGTCAGTGACAGACCAGACAGCCGCTTTCGCCACTGGTATTCTACCATATATCTACGCATTTCACCGCTACACATGGTGTTCTACTGTCCTCTTCTGTACTCAAGTCGCTCAGTTTCCAATGCACTTCTTCGGTTAAGCCGAAGGCTTTCACATCGGACTTAAACAACCGCCTGCGCTCGCTTTACGCCCAATAAATCCGGATAACGCTTGCCACCTACGTATTACCGCGGCTGCTGGCACGTAGTTAGCCGTGACTTTCTAACCAGATACCGTCACTACCAAGCCATTTCCTACTTGGTACGTTCTTCTCTAGCAACAGAATTTTACGAGCCGAAACCCTTCTTCATTCACGCGGTGTTGCTTCATCAGGCTTTCGCCCATTGTGAAAGATTCCCTACTGCTGCCTCCCGTAGGAGTCTGGACCGTGTCTCAGTTCCAATGTGGCCGATTAACCTCTCAGTTCGGCTATCCATCATCGTCTTGGTAGGCCTTTATCTTACCAACTAACTAATGGACCGCGGGTCCCTCCAAGAGCGACGCAAACGCGCCTTTCAAACTGAAACCATGTGGTTTCAGTTGTTATCCGGTATTATCATCCGTTTCCAGATGCTATCCCAGACTCAAGGGCAGGTTACCCACGTGTTACTCACCCATCCGCCGCTCACTCGAATGTAGAATCATTTGATGCAGAGCATCAAAATCATCTACGGGAGTGCGCGCGACTTGCATGTATTAGGCACACCGCCAGCGTTCATCCTGAGCCAGGATCAAACTCTCATGTTAAAAATAACATAAGAACTTAATTACAAGCTCTTAAGATTAAATTACTAGTTTAGTTGTACGAACGAATTTATTAAAAACGCACGTAAAGTTAAAAATCTCATTATAAAATAACAAGACCACTTGCACTTGTGATGTCAAAATCTTGTTCAGTTTTCAAAGACCTACAATTGCTAGCCACATGAGCTCTCGCTCACATGACAATTATTAATATATCACAGATGAGACATAATGTTAAGTTATTTTTAAAATTAATTTAAAAACTTTTTAAACTAACTTTACAAATCATTAACATGTTCATTCTCACGCGACAATTGTTATTATACCAGGTGACCATCATTAATCAACACTAAATTCAAATTAATTTAAAAAATTACGTTTGAAATCTACTTTTTGGTTCTGTAGAATACATTTAATCCCATACGTAAAGGATGATTACTAATGAGTTTAATCTATGTTCGACCTGCTCAAGTGAAAGATGCTCCAGCAATTCTCAACATCGTTAATTTTGCAAAGCAATATTTAAAATCACAGCATATTAATCAGTGGCAAAATAATTATCCTAATCCCCAAAGCATTAAACATGATATCAATGGCAAAGCCTGCTACGTTTTAACGGTCAATCATCGAGTGGCGGGAATTGCTAGCTTAATCCCGGGACCAGATAAGAGTTACCTAAAAATTCAAAACGGGTCATGGATCAACGGTACAAGGGCACCATACATGACGATTCATCGGGTTGCCATTTCACCCAATTTCCGTGGCCAGGGTCTCTCTCAAATGCTAATGAGTAATCTTATCACCCTAGCAATCGACAAGGGTTATCACGACATCCGAATCGATACCCATCCAGATAATAAAGGTATGCAACACATTATTACTAAAAACGGCTTCGTAAAACGTGGTATTATTCACACGTTAGAAGGTGGCAAACAGGCAAACACATCCCGTTATGCCTACCAATTAATCATCGAAGGTGAAAAGTAATGATTTCTGCCGATTTCGCGGTTCAGATTAAATTAATAATTATGTATACGATTGGTTTACTAGCATTAATCGCTACGTTTATCTATCTCCATCACATTACCCGTCAATGGATAACTAAATTTAGTTTAAGTTTACTTGCCGTCATCATCATTATGGCAATCATTTTATTCATTACCGTTAAATTACCGTAAAATCCTTATCAATATACACAAAAACCGCTGAGTTATTTATTACTCAGCGGTTTTCTTTTTCATTATTTGATTTTTAATCATTGTTAATATTAATTGGCTTTAATTGCTTCACAGTAACGCTATTACAATCGGTCCAATTTAAATTAAGGACATGACCATTTCTAAAGAAGCGACCGGTCATCGTCCGAACGCCACCGTTTATATATACCTCGAATTCTGAGTTATCAAAATAAAGGGCACAACTATGGATGACATCCTTATTAATCCGAACCTGACGAATTTCCTCATTCCCGCTCAAGTTCTGACGATGAATCGATAAACGATGACCCTTTTGATCAATTGAAAAGTACAAATGGCTAGTTTCAGCGGTAATTGCCATCTGACTAAGCCGATCAATATTAGGGACCCATTTAATGTAGCATTGTTTAGGGATTTCCATCCCGTTAACGGCCTTTAAATCATGGACGAATAACTTGCGATTTTCTCGAGCCGGTCGCTGAATTAACTGACCGTCCTTTAGATCGAGTTCCCGGACTAACGTCAGTGCACCGGACCAGCCTTCTGAATCTGTAGCGTACTCAACGCCGGGCATCCCAACCCAGCTGATGGATAACGCTCTGCCGTCAGGAGCGTTAAACGATCTAGTGGCGTAAAAATCAAAGCCGTAGTCCATCAACCGGATCTTGGTGGGGTTAATGATCTTCATCTGATTCCAGTTCATACTATCACCAGCAATATATGCGTTCGGATATCGATTTTGATAATTCAAACGCTTCCGATCGATTCCCTGCGGACAGAAGATAATTACCGGGTGATTATGGATAAAAACTAAATTCGGACATTCAACCATGTAACCTAAATTATCATTACCGATATCCATCGTCTTAAACAGGTTCCAGCCATGGTCAACGGATTGAGAACGGTAAACGACGATCTCACCCCGGTTACCCTCTGTCTGAGCACCTAAGATAGCGTAGTAATATAAACCGTGCTTAATGATCTGCGGATCACGGAAATTACCGGTAACTTCTAATGGGGGTTGGTTTATTAAAGGTCGCTGGAGCTTGGTAATGTCGTTGTCCTTATCCATCCAAGCACCGTCTTGTTTAGCCTGACGATGATGATGTTTATCCCAGATATTACCCGTATACATTAGGAATAATCGATCACCGACGGGAATTGCTGAACCC
This window encodes:
- a CDS encoding GNAT family N-acetyltransferase is translated as MSLIYVRPAQVKDAPAILNIVNFAKQYLKSQHINQWQNNYPNPQSIKHDINGKACYVLTVNHRVAGIASLIPGPDKSYLKIQNGSWINGTRAPYMTIHRVAISPNFRGQGLSQMLMSNLITLAIDKGYHDIRIDTHPDNKGMQHIITKNGFVKRGIIHTLEGGKQANTSRYAYQLIIEGEK
- a CDS encoding sucrose-6-phosphate hydrolase, with protein sequence MDKNYWTTDRLNRGYHEWPKQRLTDLKAKVARSKWRLGYHVQTRTGLLNDPNGFSYFNHQWHLFYQAFPFGAVHGLKSWTHLVSDDLVNWKNVHKPMIPDRSNDRNGCYSGSAIPVGDRLFLMYTGNIWDKHHHRQAKQDGAWMDKDNDITKLQRPLINQPPLEVTGNFRDPQIIKHGLYYYAILGAQTEGNRGEIVVYRSQSVDHGWNLFKTMDIGNDNLGYMVECPNLVFIHNHPVIIFCPQGIDRKRLNYQNRYPNAYIAGDSMNWNQMKIINPTKIRLMDYGFDFYATRSFNAPDGRALSISWVGMPGVEYATDSEGWSGALTLVRELDLKDGQLIQRPARENRKLFVHDLKAVNGMEIPKQCYIKWVPNIDRLSQMAITAETSHLYFSIDQKGHRLSIHRQNLSGNEEIRQVRINKDVIHSCALYFDNSEFEVYINGGVRTMTGRFFRNGHVLNLNWTDCNSVTVKQLKPININND